From Penaeus monodon isolate SGIC_2016 chromosome 42, NSTDA_Pmon_1, whole genome shotgun sequence, one genomic window encodes:
- the LOC119599126 gene encoding cuticle protein 21-like, producing MSLKSFDICMVRRKQNLFHPNSQIAVIACMVVVTTADQAPYPPPPGPYHPQQRPYSEPDYPDNSPLKCPFPTPHTQVPPKYTYNYGVADGYSGVNLGHSEARDGYRTEGSYSVDLPDGRKQIVKYVDNGDGVETEITYEGEAQYPEHTPAYRPPPPAYPAPHA from the exons ATGTCCCTCAAG TCATTTGACATTTGCATGGTCAGAAGGAAGCAAAATCTGTTTCACCCGAATTCCCAGATCGCCGTCATCGCCTGCATGGTTGTTGTGACCACAGCTGATCaggccccctacccccctcctcctggcCCCTACCACCCTCAGCAACGGCCCTACAGCGAACCTGATTACCCTGAT AACAGTCCGTTAAAATGCCCTTTTCCGACGCCACACACACAGGTCCCACCCAAGTACACCTACAACTACGGCGTCGCCGACGGCTACTCCGGCGTCAACCTCGGCCACTCGGAAGCCCGCGACGGCTACAGGACCGAGGGCAGCTACAGcgtcgacctccccgacggccgtAAGCAGATCGTCAAGTACGTGGACAACGGCGACGGTGTTGAAACTGAGAtcacctacgagggcgaggctcagtaccctGAGCACACGCCCGCCTAcaggccccctccccccgcctaccCTGCTCCCCATGCATAA